From one Musa acuminata AAA Group cultivar baxijiao chromosome BXJ2-6, Cavendish_Baxijiao_AAA, whole genome shotgun sequence genomic stretch:
- the LOC135615667 gene encoding ribosome biogenesis protein BOP1 homolog yields the protein MILKPRFSSYALTRARSRRESCSSYTRTSMVAAAAAATAMGKSQRSSKNSDRLEQEIAENPDANEDVEEARGGDEESQPSDAASLSEDEGSQGSPVDSEEENGDVSDDEDHRSGEESDSSEEEVPSRNTIGDVPLEWYKDEEHIGYDVAGKKIKKQARKDRIESFLAGVDDAKNWRKIYDEYNDEEVELTKEEVKIIGRMLKGKTPHAGVDPYAPYVDWFVWDDKGHPLSNAPEPKRRFVPSKWEQKKVVQYVRAIRKGLIKFDKPKEEPRAYLLWGDDSSAAENKRHGLSYIPAPKPKLAGHEESYNPSVEYIPTQEEINSYQLMYEEDRPKFIPRRFESLRSVPAYEKALKENFDRCLDLYLCPRTRKKRINIDPESLKPKLPSRKDLRPYPRTCYLEYRGHTGPVKTISIDVSGQWMASGSSDGTVRVWEIETSRCLRVWNVGEAIKHISWNPLPELPVLAISAGHDVLILDTGLGNAEEQARIKELLHVEESKPEEDGSTPVVSWVQDDKYDCIRLKHLKAVTTVEWHRKGDYFTTVVPSGDSRAILIHQLSKKHTQNPFKKLHGLPVSAVFHPTRSIFFISTKKNIRVYDLLKQKLVKKLETGVREISSIAIHPGGDNVIVGSKDGKMCWFDMDLSSKSYKTLKTHPKDITNIAFHRSYPLFASCSDDCTAYVFHGMVYSDLNQNPLIVPLEILRGHTSSDGRGVLDCKFHPRQPWLFTAGADSIIKLYCH from the exons ATGATCTTAAAACCCCGCTTCTCCTCTTATGCCCTAACCAGAGCTCGATCGAGGAGAGAGAGTTGCAGCAGCTACACGAGGACCTCCATGgttgcggcggcggcagcagcaacagCCATGGGGAAGTCGCAGAGATCTTCTAAGAACTCG GATCGGTTGGAGCAAGAAATTGCCGAGAATCCGGATGCAAACGAGGATGTGGAGGAAGCCCGTGGTGGAGATGAGGAATCGCAGCCGAGTGACGCCGCGAGTTTGTCGGAGGATGAG GGTTCTCAGGGATCTCCTGTCGACAGTGAGGAGGAAAACGGGGATGTTAGTGATGATGAGGACCATCGGTCTGGAGAGGAGAGCGATTCTTCTGAGGAGGAG GTGCCTTCGAGAAACACGATTGGAGACGTTCCGTTGGAGTGGTATAAGGATGAGGAGCATATTGGGTATGATGTTGCAGGCAAGAAGATCAAGAAGCAGGCTAGAAAGGACAGGATCGAGTCTTTTCTAGCTGGGGTAGATGATGCTAAAAATTG GAGAAAGATTTATGACGAATATAATGATGAAGAGGTGGAGTTGACAAAGGAGGAGGTTAAAATTATCGGTAGGATGCTGAAGGGGAAGACTCCACATGCAGGAGTTGATCCATATGCG CCTTATGTTGATTGGTTCGTGTGGGATGACAAAGGACATCCACTCTCTAATGCACCAGAGCCAAAGAGGCGTTTTGTTCCTTCTAAGTGGGAACAGAAAAAG GTGGTTCAATATGTTCGAGCCATTCGTAAGGGCCTTATTAAGTTTGACAAACCGAAGGAGGAACCTCGCGCTTACTTATTATGGGGTGATGATTCTAGTGCTGCAGAAAACAAGAGGCATGGTTTGAGTTATATTCCAGCACCTAAACCAAAACTGGCAG GTCATGAAGAATCATATAATCCTTCTGTGGAGTACATCCCTACCCAGGAGGAGATTAACTCTTACCAGCTGATGTATGAGGAAGACCGTCCTAAGTTTATTCCTAGAAG GTTTGAGTCGCTTCGAAGTGTGCCGGCATATGAGAAAGCACTTAAAGAGAACTTTGATAGATGTCTAGACCTATATTTGTGCCCTCGAACCCGGAAGAAACGT ATTAACATAGATCCTGAGTCTCTAAAACCCAAGTTACCCAGTCGGAAAGATTTGAGGCCTTATCCAAGAACATGCTATCTCGAGTACAGAGGACATACAGGTCCTGTGAAGACGATTTCAATTGATGTATCAGGGCAGTGGATGGCATCTG GTTCATCTGATGGAACGGTGCGTGTTTGGGAGATCGAAACCAGTCGCTGTCTTAGAGTTTGGAATGTTGGTGAAGCTATCAAGCATATTTCATGGAACCCATTGCCTGAACTTCCTGTCCTGGCAATTTCTGC GGGACATGATGTGCTTATCTTAGATACTGGATTGGGAAATGCAGAAGAGCAAGCGAGGATCAAGGAGCTGCTTCATGTGGAGGAATCAAAACCGGAGGAGGATG GAAGCACACCTGTTGTGAGTTGGGTCCAAGATGACAAGTATGACTGCATCAGATTAAAGCATCTTAAG GCTGTGACAACAGTTGAATGGCATCGCAAAGGCGACTATTTTACTACAGTTGTGCCTAGTG GTGATTCTAGAGCAATATTGATACACCAACTCTCCAAGAAGCATACACAAAATCCATTCAAGAAATTGCATGGGCTTCCAGTTTCAGCAGTTTTTCATCCAACGCGTTCCATTTTCTTCATATCAACAAAGAAAAATATTCGTGTTTATGATCTTTTGAAGCAGAAGCTTGTTAAGAAGCTTGAGACTGGCGTTCGTGAGATTTCCTCCATTGCAATTCATCCTGGAG GTGATAATGTTATTGTGGGGAGCAAGGATGGAAAAATGTGCTGGTTTGATATGGATCTATCGTCTAAATCATACAAGACCTTGAA GACCCACCCAAAAGATATAACAAACATTGCCTTTCATCGTTCCTACCCTCTTTTTGCCTCGTGCTCCGATGACTGCACTGCATATGTCTTTCATGGCATGGTGTACTCGGATCTTAACCAGAATCCACTCATTGTCCCATTGGAAATTTTGCGTGGCCACACAAGCTCTGATGGTAGAG GAGTGTTGGATTGCAAGTTTCATCCAAGGCAGCCATGGTTATTCACTGCTGGTGCTGATTCAATTATCAAACTTTATTGTCATTAA
- the LOC135615669 gene encoding syntaxin-121-like — MNNLFSSASWKRDVESGGGGTGDVEMGTGAAAGGANLDRFFEDVEAIKDELREVERLHRSLHEANEAGKTLHEASAVRELRGRMDGDVALALKKAKLIKLRLESLDRANAANRAVPGCGPGSSTDRTRSSVVAGLRKKLRDSMEAFAELRRRIAAEYRETVGRRYYTVTGESPDEATVDALVATGEGERFLQRAIEEQGRGRVLDVVAEIQERHGAVAELERSLLELQQVFMDMAVLVEAQGQQLDDIESNVGRAQSFVRHGTDNLTTARVYQKNTRKWTCIAIILLLIIILVIVLPTVLSLTKK; from the coding sequence atgaaCAATCTCTTCTCGTCCGCGTCTTGGAAACGGGACGTCGAGTCCGGAGGAGGAGGAACAGGGGACGTGGAGATGGGGACGGGAGCAGCGGCCGGCGGGGCTAACCTGGATAGGTTCTTCGAGGACGTGGAGGCGATCAAGGACGAGCTGCGGGAGGTGGAGAGGCTCCACCGCAGCCTGCACGAGGCGAACGAGGCGGGGAAGACGCTGCACGAGGCGTCGGCGGTGCGGGAGCTCCGGGGCCGCATGGACGGCGACGTCGCCCTCGCCCTCAAGAAGGCCAAGCTCATCAAGCTCCGCCTCGAGTCCCTGGACCGCGCCAACGCTGCCAACCGCGCCGTCCCCGGGTGCGGGCCCGGGAGCTCCACCGACCGCACCCGCAGCTCCGTCGTGGCCGGCCTCCGCAAGAAGCTCCGGGACTCCATGGAAGCCTTCGCGGAGCTCCGCCGCCGGATCGCGGCCGAGTACCGGGAGACGGTGGGGCGGCGCTACTACACCGTCACGGGGGAGTCGCCCGACGAGGCGACGGTGGACGCGCTGGTGGCGACGGGGGAGGGGGAGCGGTTCCTGCAGCGGGCCATCGAGGAGCAGGGGAGGGGGCGGGTGCTGGACGTGGTGGCGGAGATCCAGGAGCGGCACGGGGCGGTGGCGGAGCTGGAGCGCAGCCTGCTGGAGCTACAGCAGGTGTTCATGGACATGGCGGTGCTGGTGGAGGCGCAGGGGCAGCAGCTGGACGACATCGAGAGCAACGTCGGCCGCGCCCAGTCCTTCGTCCGCCACGGCACCGACAATCTCACCACCGCCCGCGTCTACCAGAAGAACACCCGCAAGTGGACCTGCATCGCCatcatcctcctcctcatcatcatcctcGTCATCGTCCTCCCCACCGTCCTCTCTCTCACCAAGAAGTGA
- the LOC135581353 gene encoding outer envelope protein 39, chloroplastic-like isoform X3, producing the protein MGAQKSIHARNAKIDFNVDLTQKLCGALLFPHIRQSSNPFSQVIARLSIKHPNLFGRNEKLDVLWDKGIDDFNILIAFRRPRPDWLSQQSFTFQHSVAPEIAVHGLPVDHFTRSGSGGVNLSRSSVGVDFSEPSTSHWSSKTSIKFEHVRPLNNDGHTINRDMDGFPITSSGTSYDNMIVLKQESQYAIANDDRFTKFNFQMEQGLPLLSKWLIFNRFKIVASKGFKLGPTFLVTSLTGGSIVGDMAPYQAFALGGIGSVRGYGEGAVGSGRTCLVANGEFTIPVTKELEGAIFMDCGTDLGSAR; encoded by the exons ATGGGTGCTCAGAAGAGCATTCATGCCCGTAATG CTAAGATAGATTTCAATGTGGACCTCACTCAGAAGCTGTGTGGAGCGCTGTTGTTTCCTCATATCAG GCAATCCAGCAACCCCTTTTCACAGGTTATCGCGAG GCTTTCCATCAAACACCCCAACCTCTTTGGAAGAAACGAGAAGTTGGACGTGTTGTGGGACAAAGGCATTGATGATTTCAACATTCTCATAGCATTCAGGCGTCCGAGGCCTGATTGGCTGTCGCAGCAGTCATTTACCTTTCAG CATTCAGTGGCTCCTGAGATTGCGGTGCATGGGTTGCCTGTGGATCATTTCACTCGTTCAGGGAGTGGTGGTGTCAACCTGAGCCGCTCCTCAGTAGGTGTTGATTTCAGTGAGCCTTCTACTTCCCATTGGAGCAGCAAAACTAGCATCAAATTTGAG CATGTCCGTCCTCTGAATAATGACGGCCATACAATAAACAGGGATATGGATGGTTTTCCCATAACTTCCAG TGGCACGTCTTATGATAATATGATTGTTCTGAAGCAAGAATCACAATATGCAATTGCCAATGATGATAGATTTACCAAA TTCAATTTTCAAATGGAACAAGGACTACCTCTTTTGTCGAAGTGGCTCATTTTTAACCGATTCAAGATTGTTGCTTCAAAGGGATTTAAACTGGGGCCAACTTTTTTGGTCACGAG CTTGACAGGTGGATCGATTGTCGGGGACATGGCACCATATCAAGCATTTGCCCTTGGTGGAATTGGTAGTGTTCGAGGTTATGGTGAGGGTGCAGTTGGCTCAGGAAGAACATGTCTGGTTGCTAATGGTGAATTTACAATTCCTGTG ACAAAGGAATTGGAAGGTGCCATCTTCATGGACTGTGGAACTGATCTAGGATCTGCTCG GTAA
- the LOC135581353 gene encoding outer envelope protein 39, chloroplastic-like isoform X1 produces the protein MGAQKSIHARNAKIDFNVDLTQKLCGALLFPHIRQSSNPFSQVIARLSIKHPNLFGRNEKLDVLWDKGIDDFNILIAFRRPRPDWLSQQSFTFQHSVAPEIAVHGLPVDHFTRSGSGGVNLSRSSVGVDFSEPSTSHWSSKTSIKFEHVRPLNNDGHTINRDMDGFPITSSGTSYDNMIVLKQESQYAIANDDRFTKFNFQMEQGLPLLSKWLIFNRFKIVASKGFKLGPTFLVTSLTGGSIVGDMAPYQAFALGGIGSVRGYGEGAVGSGRTCLVANGEFTIPVTKELEGAIFMDCGTDLGSARYVPGNPALRQGKPGFGVGLGYGVRFNSHLGQIRVDYAINAFQRKTLYFGINGVGS, from the exons ATGGGTGCTCAGAAGAGCATTCATGCCCGTAATG CTAAGATAGATTTCAATGTGGACCTCACTCAGAAGCTGTGTGGAGCGCTGTTGTTTCCTCATATCAG GCAATCCAGCAACCCCTTTTCACAGGTTATCGCGAG GCTTTCCATCAAACACCCCAACCTCTTTGGAAGAAACGAGAAGTTGGACGTGTTGTGGGACAAAGGCATTGATGATTTCAACATTCTCATAGCATTCAGGCGTCCGAGGCCTGATTGGCTGTCGCAGCAGTCATTTACCTTTCAG CATTCAGTGGCTCCTGAGATTGCGGTGCATGGGTTGCCTGTGGATCATTTCACTCGTTCAGGGAGTGGTGGTGTCAACCTGAGCCGCTCCTCAGTAGGTGTTGATTTCAGTGAGCCTTCTACTTCCCATTGGAGCAGCAAAACTAGCATCAAATTTGAG CATGTCCGTCCTCTGAATAATGACGGCCATACAATAAACAGGGATATGGATGGTTTTCCCATAACTTCCAG TGGCACGTCTTATGATAATATGATTGTTCTGAAGCAAGAATCACAATATGCAATTGCCAATGATGATAGATTTACCAAA TTCAATTTTCAAATGGAACAAGGACTACCTCTTTTGTCGAAGTGGCTCATTTTTAACCGATTCAAGATTGTTGCTTCAAAGGGATTTAAACTGGGGCCAACTTTTTTGGTCACGAG CTTGACAGGTGGATCGATTGTCGGGGACATGGCACCATATCAAGCATTTGCCCTTGGTGGAATTGGTAGTGTTCGAGGTTATGGTGAGGGTGCAGTTGGCTCAGGAAGAACATGTCTGGTTGCTAATGGTGAATTTACAATTCCTGTG ACAAAGGAATTGGAAGGTGCCATCTTCATGGACTGTGGAACTGATCTAGGATCTGCTCGGTATGTTCCTG GTAACCCTGCCCTTAGACAAGGAAAACCTGGCTTTGGGGTTGGTCTTGGATACGGTGTTCGCTTCAACTCGCATTTGGGACAGATTCGGGTTGACTATGCAATCAATGCCTTCCAGCGGAAGACTCTCTATTTTGGGATCAACGGTGTTGGCTCATGA
- the LOC135581353 gene encoding outer envelope protein 39, chloroplastic-like isoform X2, whose product MGAQKSIHARNAKIDFNVDLTQKLCGALLFPHIRQSSNPFSQVIARLSIKHPNLFGRNEKLDVLWDKGIDDFNILIAFRRPRPDWLSQQSFTFQHSVAPEIAVHGLPVDHFTRSGSGGVNLSRSSVGVDFSEPSTSHWSSKTSIKFEHVRPLNNDGHTINRDMDGFPITSSGTSYDNMIVLKQESQYAIANDDRFTKFNFQMEQGLPLLSKWLIFNRFKIVASKGFKLGPTFLVTSLTGGSIVGDMAPYQAFALGGIGSVRGYGEGAVGSGRTCLVANGEFTIPVVTLPLDKENLALGLVLDTVFASTRIWDRFGLTMQSMPSSGRLSILGSTVLAHEFESTGENN is encoded by the exons ATGGGTGCTCAGAAGAGCATTCATGCCCGTAATG CTAAGATAGATTTCAATGTGGACCTCACTCAGAAGCTGTGTGGAGCGCTGTTGTTTCCTCATATCAG GCAATCCAGCAACCCCTTTTCACAGGTTATCGCGAG GCTTTCCATCAAACACCCCAACCTCTTTGGAAGAAACGAGAAGTTGGACGTGTTGTGGGACAAAGGCATTGATGATTTCAACATTCTCATAGCATTCAGGCGTCCGAGGCCTGATTGGCTGTCGCAGCAGTCATTTACCTTTCAG CATTCAGTGGCTCCTGAGATTGCGGTGCATGGGTTGCCTGTGGATCATTTCACTCGTTCAGGGAGTGGTGGTGTCAACCTGAGCCGCTCCTCAGTAGGTGTTGATTTCAGTGAGCCTTCTACTTCCCATTGGAGCAGCAAAACTAGCATCAAATTTGAG CATGTCCGTCCTCTGAATAATGACGGCCATACAATAAACAGGGATATGGATGGTTTTCCCATAACTTCCAG TGGCACGTCTTATGATAATATGATTGTTCTGAAGCAAGAATCACAATATGCAATTGCCAATGATGATAGATTTACCAAA TTCAATTTTCAAATGGAACAAGGACTACCTCTTTTGTCGAAGTGGCTCATTTTTAACCGATTCAAGATTGTTGCTTCAAAGGGATTTAAACTGGGGCCAACTTTTTTGGTCACGAG CTTGACAGGTGGATCGATTGTCGGGGACATGGCACCATATCAAGCATTTGCCCTTGGTGGAATTGGTAGTGTTCGAGGTTATGGTGAGGGTGCAGTTGGCTCAGGAAGAACATGTCTGGTTGCTAATGGTGAATTTACAATTCCTGTG GTAACCCTGCCCTTAGACAAGGAAAACCTGGCTTTGGGGTTGGTCTTGGATACGGTGTTCGCTTCAACTCGCATTTGGGACAGATTCGGGTTGACTATGCAATCAATGCCTTCCAGCGGAAGACTCTCTATTTTGGGATCAACGGTGTTGGCTCATGAGTTTGAATCAACAGGTGAGAACAACTAG